A region of the Wenzhouxiangella sp. XN24 genome:
ATCGCGACCCGGTCGGTCGCGTCGATCTCCAGGCTGTCCTTGCGCATCAGCGGAACGACATGGGGGGTGAAGCCCACGCCCGCCTCGCGCAAAATGGTGTCGATCACGGTGTCACCGACTTCGAAGCGGCTCATGGCGTCGAAATAGATCTTGTCGATCGTCCCGCCGGTCGTCACAAAAACGATATCCATCGTGTCTTCACTCGATCCTGTTGGTTCACCGGACGCCAGGGGGGCGCCCGGATGCCCGCGCGACTGGCGCGGGCCCGGGCTGGACGATACCATGAGCCAATGAACACGCTGCGCGCTTTTTTCCTGTGCATCGCCTGCTTTGCGGCGCTCGCCGCCGTGGCCCAGGGCGGTTCGGAGCGAGACACACAAGAGGGTTCCCGCGCGTTGTTGCTGGAGCTGAACGGCCCCATCGGACCGGCGCTCAGCAACTATCTCGTGGACGGGATCGACAACGCCGCCGACGAGGGATTCGACCTCGTGGTCATCGAGATGGATACGCCCGGCGGCCTCGACACCGCCATGCGCGACATCATCAAGTCGATCCTCGGCTCGTCCGTCCCCGTGGTCACCTGGGTCTCCCCGAGCGGCTCCAGGGCCGCCAGCGCGGGGACCTACATTCTCTACGCGAGCCACGTCGCCGCCATGGCGCCCGCAACCAATCTCGGCGCCGCGACGCCGGTGCCCGTCGGTGGCGGCGGCAACCGGCCCTCCCCGCCGGACGATGCGTTCGATCCCGGCGGCGACTCCGCCCCCGCCGACGAAGAACCGGCTGCCGAAGGTGAATCCGCTGCCGACGGGGAAACCGCCGCGGACGAAGACGGAACGCAGGAAAAGGCCGATGGCGATGCCGCCGAACCCGCCCCGAACACGGGAGGTCCGGAAGCCAAGGCGATCAACGATGCGGTGGCTTATATCCGCTCGCTGGCGGAGCAGCGAGGTCGCAACGCCGACTGGGCGGAACGCGCGGTGCGCGAATCCGTCAGTCTCACGGCCGAACGCGCCGTGGAAAAGAACGTGGTCGATCTCATCGCGGTCGATCTTGCGGGGCTCCTCACGGCGATCGACGGGCGCACGGTGACCACTGCCACCGGCGACGTGGAAATTCGCAGTGCCGGTGCCACGGTGGAACGCGTCGGGCCGGACTGGCGCACCCGCCTGCTCGCCGTGATCACGAGTCCTACGGTCGCTTACATGCTGCTGCTGGCCGGAATCTACGGACTGATTTTCGAAGGCTACAACCCGGGCGCCGTGATTCCCGGGGTGGTCGGGGCCGTCTGCCTGCTGCTGGCGCTGTACGCACTGCAGGTGCTGCCCGTGAACTATGCCGGACTCGGCCTGATCGTGCTGGGACTGCTCCTGATGATAGGCGAGGTATTCGTCCCCAGCTTCGGTGCGCTCGGGCTCGGAGGCATCGTCGCCTTCGTCGTCGGCTCGATCATCCTCATGGATACCGACGTGCCCGGCTATGGCATCCCGACCGCCTTGATCGGCTCGATCGCCGCCGTGGGCGGCAGCATCGTGATGGCGATCATCTGGATGGCCATGCGCGCACGGGGTCAGCCCATCGTCAGCGGACGCGACGACTTGATCGGCGCGACGGCCGTGGCGGCCGAGGAATTCACCGGTCGCGGACACGTGCGGGTCCACGGCGAATTGTGGACCGCCGAGACTCGCGGCGTGGTCCGCAGCGGCCAGTCCCTGCGCGTCAATGGAATGCACGGGCTCGTCCTCGAAGTCGAGCCCCTCGAAACGAAGGAGAAATGACATGACCGGTATGATGGGATATTTCAGCACCCTGTTGCTGGGCGCCGTCGTCCTCTTGCTGCTCAGCGCGATCAAGATCCTCAAGGAATACGAGCGCGGCGTCATCTTCCAGCTGGGACGGTTCTACAAGGTCAAGGGGCCAGGCCTGATCATCGTCATCCCGATCATCCAGCAGATCGTCAAGACCGATCTGCGGATCGTCGTCATGGATGTGCCGTCGCAGGACGTCATTTCGCAGGACAACGTGTCGGTGAAAGTCAATGCCGTGGTCTATTTCCGCATCATCGACCCGGAGCGCGCCATCATCCAGGTCGAAAACGTCTACGAGGCCACCAGCCAGCTGGCGCAGACGACGCTGCGCTCGGTGCTCGGCAAGCACGAGCTGGACGAAATGCTCTCGGAACGCGACAAGCTCAATACGGATATCCAGTCGATCCTCGACGAGCACACGGACAACTGGGGCATCAAGGTCACCAACGTCGAGATCAAGCACGTCGACATCGACGAGAGCATGATCCGCGCGATTGCACAGCAGGCCGAGGCCGAGCGTTCCCGGCGCGCCAAGGTCATTCATGCGGAAGGCGAAATGCAGGCGTCGGCGCGGCTCGTCGAAGCCGCGCAGCAGCTGTCTACCCAACCGCAGGCCATGCAGCTGCGCTATCTCCAGACGCTGAGCCACATCGCGAACGAGAAGACCAACACGATCGTGTTCCCGTTGCCCCTGGATCTCATCGGGCCGTTGGTCAAGGCGGTTCCCGGTGCGTTCAAGCCGCCGGAACCTCCGGCGAGCGAGGAGCGCTAGGCCTCGCTGTCCGCCTCGGCTGCGGCCAGCCAGGCCACCGAAAAGGCGCCCGGCCCGAGGCGGACCGCCATGGTCGCGCTCATCACGGAGAGATGCAGCTCCGCACCCAGGCCCAGGGCGCGCGCCTCCAGGGACTGGTAGGCAGGCATTTCGCGAATCACCCGGGGATCCCCGCCGAAGCTCAGTGCCACCGCCCGCGCCCCCGATCCGCGGCCGATCCCGTCCTCGGCTTTTTTGAGGGCCGTGGCGCACGCTGCGTTGAAGCCGCGCGGACGCGCCACGGTGCGATAGCGTCCGGCCTTGAGCTCGATCACGGGCTTCAGATCCGAGACCACCGCGCGAATCCGGTCGAGCCGGCTGATCGCGCTGCGTTCGCCATCCAGGCCGCGGTGGCCGAGAAACCAGGGATCCGCCGCGACGGCCAGGCATACGGTCCGCGACGCCGCCTGCCGCACGGCCCTGCGGATGCTCTCGAACCCGAGTTTTCCCGCCCGCAGCAATTGCATCGCGTGGCACACCAGCACCGCCTCCCCCGCGCAGACTGAACAGCTGTCCAGGACACGCAACGCGAACCCCCCGTCGTGCCGGCCCGCTTCCCGGCGCTCGCGGTAATGTTGCAGGATCGCGTACGATGCCTCGGTCGCGCGCTCGAACAGCTCGCTGAACTCCGCACAGGCGCTGATCACCAGGATGCGCTCGTAGTCGGATACCAGCTCATGCAGGAAGATGTCGCTGATCTCCGCGGCGCCGCACGCGGTCGAGTGGGCGGTCGACGCCCGGTCCGCGATGTGTCGCCGGTACAGCGCCATGGTGCGATCCGGGTCCCGCTCATCCAGCCAGGTCCTGCCGTCGATCTGCAGCACGGACGGCAGGACGCGAATGCCGTTCGACTCCAGGTAGGCATCGGGCAGATCGCACGAAGCACCGACGACGACGCCGATTCTCATGCGGCGGGAAGAGGTTCGTTCATCGGCCGATTGTGGTTGGCGCGGTCCGCGTACGTCAATCGGCGAGAACGACCCCGGCCTGCAGGGACCTCACGGCGAGCCACTGCTTGTCCAGGCGCGCATGGGAGACTCGCCCCGCGACGCCCAGCTGCTGGGCGAAGAGCTGCACGCGGTACTCCTCGACCATCCAGCGATAGTCACGGAAGGCGTCGGCCGCCGCTGCGCTGGACCAGTCCGTCGCGAAACCTTCTTCCAGTCTCTGCCTCGGCAGCGCGAGCTCCAGGACCTGGCGGGCCTCGCCCTTGCCCATGGCGAGGCGCTCGATCCGCAACATGATCGCCTGCAGGTAACGCGGCATGGAACGCAGGCGCTCCGGTGGAGTGACGCGGAAACAGCCGGGAAACATGAGCTGCCGGAGCTGTCGCTCGATATCCGCTGCGGCTTCGCGCGCTCCGGGGCCGGTGAGCCCGGCCGCCAGCGCGCGACGGCAGGACGAGTTCAGGGCCAGGATCTCCGCGGCGAGGCCGAGGAAGCGTTCCCCCTCCGGAACGAGTCGCGAACGGCCTTGTTCGAGCTGCCGTCGAAAGGCGGCCTCATCCCGCGGCACCTCGGCGTCCCCCGCGAGAAACACGCCCGAGAACGCGGCCGCTACGAGGTCTTCAGGCAGGTCGGTGCCGGATGCCAGCTCGCGCCCGAGCAACACCAGGCTGCGATCCCGCCGCGCGGCCTGCAACAAGGCGCGGTGCTGCTGGGGCATCGCCAGCATGAAAAGTCGCAGGACGCCAAGGCGGTGCGCATCCGCGGCGGCTCCCGGCGTGCTGAACAACCGGCAGGAAACGCTGGACCCGTCGTCCTGGATCGCGGCGAAGAGTTGCTGCCGGGTGCGGCCGTGGCGCACTTCCAGCTGTTCCGGCGCCGCGCCGAAACGCCAGTCGCGGAACCCATCCCCCGCCCAGGCATCATCCCGGAGTGTCTCGACCGGACCGCTGCCGGGAGAATGGCGCTCCTTGAGGGCCCGCAGGTCGCGCGACGCCGCGATGGGCTCGCCCGCCTCATCCAGCACCCGGACCCGGAAGCGCAACCAGGGCTCGAGCTCCAGTTCCGCCCAGGTTTCCGGTTCGACTTCGACGCCGGCGGTTTGCCGCAGCGTCTCCGCCAGGGCCGCGCGAAGCCGTCCGACGCCGGGCCGGAGCCGGGCCAGGCATTCCCTCGCATGATCGGGCACGGGCACGATGCGGCGGCGTGCGGCCTTGGGCAGGGCGCGCAGCATCGCGATGACCTTCTCCTCGAGCCACCCCGGGACGAGCCACTCGAGGCGATCTTCGTCGAGCAACGGCAGCAGGTGGCGCGGGACGTCCACGGTCACGCCATCCTCCTCCGCCACCGGATCGAAGTGATAATGCAGCGGCAGCCGGTTGCCGCCGAGCTCGAGGCTGTCGGGATAGGCCTCGACCGCCGGCAGGGGCGCCCCCGTCAGCAGGTCCTCGAGTGACATCTCCAGGAGGTCCGGCCGGTTTTTTTCCGCCTTGCGCCGCCAGCGCTCGAAGGCGGCCATCGAAGAGATCTCCGCCGGCACCCGTGCCGCATAGAACGCCGCCAGTGCCTCGTCGCCGGCGAGCAGCTCCCGGCGGCGCAGCTTCGCCTCGAGCAGGTGCACCTCGTCCACGAGCCGCCGGTTGGCGGCCAGGAAGCGTCCCCGGGTGCGCAGCCGGCCCGCCGCCAGCGCCTCGCGGAGAAAAACTTCGCGCGCCCCGGCCGGATCCACGCGGGCGTAATCGACGCGACGATTGGCCGCGAGCACCAGCCCGAAAAGCGTCACTTGTTCGCGTGCCGCAACGAATCCCCGGTCCGCCTGCCAGTGCGGATCCGACCAGCTGCGCCTGAGCAGGTGGGCCCCTGCCGATTCGATCCATGCCGGTTGCACGGCGGCCGCCATGCGCCCCCAGACACGCCCCGTCTCGACCAGGGCCGCCACCACCACCCACGTCGGCGGGCGACCGGCGAGGGTCGAGTCCGGGAACAACCGGAAACGGAGGTTACGCGGCCCGCGAAACTCGCCGTTCTCATCGAGCCGCCCGATATGAGACAGCATCCCAGCCAGCACCGCGCGGTGGACCGCAGCATAATCCGCTGCGATCTCGTTTTCCTTGAGGCGCATCTCGTGGACGATGCCCACCAGCTGGCGGTGCACGTCCTGCCATTCACGCAAGCGGAGAAAAGAGACGAAATTGTCCCGGCACCAGCGACGTTGCGCGCTGCCGGAATCGTGCTTGCGCCGCGCCTGCCAGTTTTCCCAGAGTTTCACGAGGGAAAGAAAATCCGAGCGCGGGTCCCGGAACGCCGCATGGCGCTCGTCCGCACTGGCGGCCGCCTCGACGGGACGCTCGCGCGGGTCGCGGATCGATAACCCGGAGGCGATGACGAGCATTTCCCGCAGGCAGCCCTGCTCGCCCGCAGCCAGCAGCATCCGCGCGAGGCGCGGATCCACCGGCAGCCGCGCGAGGCGGCGCCCGAGCGAGGTGATCTTGCGCCCCTCGTCCACCGCGCCGAGCTCGCGCAACAGGCGGTAACCGTCATTGATGAAACGGGCATCCGGCGGATCGAGAAACGGGAACTCGGCGATGTCGCCCAGGCCGAGCGTTTCCATCTGCAGGATGACGCTCGCCAGGTTGGTGCGGCGGATCTCGGGATCCGTGTATTCGGGCCGTGCGTCATGCTCCGCTTCCTCGTAGAGCCGGATGCAGATGCCCTCGGCCTCCCGGCCGCACCGCCCGCGACGTTGCCAGGCGCTCGCCTGCGAGATCGGCTCGACCTGGAGCCGCTGGATCTTGGAGCGATAGCTGTAACGACTGATCCGTGCGAGGCCGGAATCCACCACGCAGCGGATGCCCGGCACCGTGAGAGACGTTTCCGCCACGTTGGTGGCCAGAACGAAGCGCCGTCGTCCCGCGGGCTTGAAGACACGGTCCTGCTCGCTGCTGGAGAGGCGCCCGTACAGCGGCAATACCTCCACGCCCGGCGGATGGTGCTTGCGCAACGCCTCGGCGGCTTCGCGAATCTCGCGTTCCCCCGGCAGGAAGACGAGGATGTCTCCCGCTGGCGGCTGGCCCGGCGCGGTCAGTTCGTCCACTGCGGCGAGCACCCCGTCGGCGAGGCGGCCTTCTTCGGGATCGGTCGCCGGCCGGTAACGGACCTCGACGGGATAAGCGGTCCCGGCCACCTCGATGACGGGTGCGCCGCCGAAATGCTCCGCGAAACGCGCCGGCTCGATCGTCGCCGAAGTGATGAGAACCTTGAGGTCGGGACGGCGCGGCAGGATCCGCTTCAGGTAACCGAGCAGAAAATCGATGTTGAGGCTGCGCTCGTGCGCCTCGTCGATGATCAGCGTGTCGTAGCGCGAGAGCAGCGGATCGCTGCGGATCTCCGCGAGCAGGATACCGTCGGTCATCAGTTTCACGCGGCAATCCGGGCCCGTCCGGTCCGCGAAACGCACCTTCCAGCCCACGACCGATGTCCCGGCCGGACCGAGCTCGTCGGCAATCCGCGCCGCCACGGCGCGCGCAGCGATCCGTCGCGGCTGCGTGTGTCCGATCATGCCGTGCCGGCCGCGTCCCGAGGCCAGGCAGATCTTCGGCAGCTGGGTCGTTTTCCCGGAACCTGTCGCACCGCAAACGACCACCACCTGGTGGGCTTCCAGCGCGGCAGCGATCTCCTCGCGAGCCGCTGAAATCGGCAGCGCGGATGGAAACTCGAGGCGCAGCGCCTTGTCGGGGCGTGCCTCAACGCTCAGCTTCGGACTCCTTGGCTGCGCTCCAGAGCCGCTCCAGGGCTTCGCTGTCCACCTCGTCGACGCGCCGCCCGGACGCTGCAAGCGCAGCCTCCATGGCGCGGAAGCGGCGCTCGAACTTCAGGTTCGCGCGGCGCAGGGCCCCTTCGGCGTCTATCTCGAGGTGCCGCGCGAAGTTGACGATGCTGAACAGCAGGTCGCCCAGCTCCTCGTCGATGTGCGCCGGGGAAGATCCGGCGGCGGCGATCTCCAGCTCCGCGGCTTCTTCGGCGATCTTGTCGAGCACGGCCCGGGCATCGGGCCAGTCGAAACCGACTCGCGCCGCGCGGCGGCCCAGTTTCTGGGCCCGCGCGAGCGCGGGCAAGGCGGCGGGAACACCGTCCAGCAATCCCTCGTCCCGCGCGGCGCGTTCCCCGGCCTTGTGAGACTCCCAGGCGGCGGTCTGGGCGGTGGCGTCGGCGATCCGCGCGTCGCCGAAGACGTGCGGATGGCGGCGCCGCATCTTTTCTGCGAGCCCGGCCGCGACACCGTTGAAGTCGAAAGCCGCCTGCTCCTCGGCGAGGCGCGCGTGGAACACGACCTGGAACAACAGGTCGCCCAGCTCCTCGCGCAGCGCCTCGAGATCGCCGCGTTCGATCGCGTCGGCCACTTCGAAGGCTTCCTCGATCGTGTAGGGGGCGATGGTCGCAAACGTCTGGGCCTGGTCCCAGGGACAGCCGTCGCGGGGGTCGCGCAGCCGGCGCATCACTTCGAGCAGGTCCTCCATCGCCTTCATGAACACTCCTCGCGCAGCATGTCGCGGAAATTCACCAGCATGGCCGCCGTCGCGCCCCAGATCCGGTGCCTTCCCCAGGGCAGTTCGTAGTACGGCAGTCGCACCCCCATGAAACGCTTGTGGGCCAGCTGCATGTTGCCGGGCTCCAGGAGCACCTCCAGCGGCACTTCGAAAGCTTCGCTGACTTCCTCCGCATCCACCACCGGGTTGAAGGCGGCCCCGACGAAGCCCACCACCGGCGTCACGGAGAACCCCGTGATCGTGAGGTAGTTCGGCAGGTACCCGGCGACCTCGACGAGCGACGCCGGCAGGCCGATCTCCTCTCGTGACTCGCGCAGTGCCGCTTCCAGGGGTCCGGCGTCCAGCGCATCCATGCGCCCGCCCGGAAAGCTGACCTGGCCGGCATGGTGGCGCAGCCCCGCGGCCCGGACCGTGAACAGGACGGTCAACCCCCCCGGACGCTCCACGATGGGGAGCAATACGGCAGCAGGAACCAGCGTGCGCGGCCGCAACCGCTCCAGCGCACGCGGCAGGTCCCCGGCGATCCCCGGCACCCGGTAGATCTCCGGCGGAGCCGGTCGCGTGCCCGCGAAGCGCCGGGCGATGAGCCCCTTCACTTGCGGATGCCGCCCTCCGTCAGGGACGCGGCGTCCAGAAGGCGCGCGAGTTCCTGTTCGGACAATTCGGTCATCTCCAGCGCGACTTCCCGGATCGGCCGCCCCTGGGCATAGGCTTTTTTCGCCGTGGCCGCACCCAGCTCGTAACCGATCACGGGATTGAGCGCGGTCACGAGGATCGGGTTCCTGTCGAGGGCCGCCTTGATGTGGGCCTCGTTGACCGTGAAGCCCGCGATGGCGCGATCCGCCAGCGCCCGCGCGGCGGCCGCAAGCAGCGCGATGCTGTCCAGCAGTCGGTCGGCGATCACCGGCAGCATCACGTTGAGCTGGAAATTCCCGGACTGCCCGCCGATCGTGATCGTCGCGTCGTTGCCGATCACCTGGGCGGCGACCATCGCCGTCGCCTCCGGGATCACCGGGTTCACCTTGCCCGGCATGATGCTCGATCCGGGCTGCAGCGCCGGCAGCGCGATCTCGCCGATCCCGGCGAGCGGCCCGCTGTTCATCCAGCGCAGGTCGTTGGCGATCTTCATCAGGCTGACAGCCACGGTCTTCAACTGTCCCGAGAGTTCCACCGCGGTGTCCTGGCAGCTGAGACTCTCGAAATAATCACCGCTGGCAGCGAACTCCGTGCCGGTGCGCTTCGCGAGCTGGGCGGCGAATCGTTCGCCGAAAGCCTCGTGCGCATTGATCCCGGTGCCGACCGCCGTGCCGCCCTGCGCCAGGCGCCAGAGGCGCGACCGGGTGCCCCGGAGTCGATCCAGGCCGGCGCGCACCTGGCTCGCCCAGCCGCCGAGCTCCTGGCTCATGCGCACCGGCATGGCGTCCATCAGGTGCGTCCGACCGGTCTTGACGACGTCGTGGCATTCCACCGCTTTCGCCTCGATGACCTGCGCCAGGTGTTCCAGCGCCGGCAGCAGTGCGGCCTCGAGTTCCAGCGCAGCGCTCACGTGGATGGCCGTCGGGATCACATCGTTGCTGCTCTGGCCCATGTTCACGTGGTCGTTGGGGTGCACGGGACGGCCGGCGCGGCGCGTCGCGAGGGTCGCGATCACCTCGTTGGCGTTCATGTTGGTGCTGGTGCCCGACCCTGTCTGGAATACATCGACCGGGAACTGCTCATGGTGCTTCCCGTCCGCCACCTCCTCGGCGGCCGCCCGGATCGCGTCCGCGAGCGTATCCTCCAGCAGCCCCAGTTCATGGTTGGCGCCGGCGGCCGCCCATTTCACCAGGCCGACGGCGCGCACGAAGGCCCTGGGCAGAGGCCGGCCGCTGATCGGGAAGTTCTCGACCGCGCGCTGCGTCTGTGCCCCCCATAACGCGTCCGCGGGCACCCGGAGCTCGCCCATGCTGTCTTTTTCGATGCGATAGTCCTGCGCCGACATGCGCTCTCTCCCTCTGGGCAAGAAATGGCTTTAAGTTCCATTTCTATATACATGTTAAAAAAGCATTAAATAAAGATCATACCGCGCGCGCCAGCGGCCGCTTCAAGCTGCTGATCGCGTTGCGGTATGATGCCGCAATCCTAACACTTCCGGCACCTTATCCATGGATACCTCACCGCTCACGGCCATTTCCCCGGTTGATGGCCGTTACGCCGGGCGGGCCTCCCGGCTCCGTCCCGTGTTCAGTGAATTCGGACTGATCCGATACCGTGTCGCCGTGGAGGCCCGCTGGTTGCTCGCGCTTGCTGACGAGCCGGGCATCGTCGAGCTCGACCCGGTGACCGGCAAACCGCTCGAACTGCTCAAGTCGCTGGCCGCCGGCCTGACGCTCGAACAGGCGGTGCGGGTAAAGTCCATCGAAGGGAAGACCAATCACGACGTCAAGGCCGTCGAATACTTCCTCAAGGAGCAGCTTGCGCCCCTGGATGCAGACGGCCGCCTGCGCGAGTTCTTCCACTTCGCCTGCACCTCTGAAGACATCAACAACCTGGCCTATGCCCTGATGCTGCGGGACGCACGCAACGAGGTCCTGCTGCCGGAACAGAACGGCCTCACCACCCGGCTGGCCCACCTGGCGGAGGAGTACGCCGCCCTCCCGATGCTCTCGCGCACGCACGGGCAGGCAGCGTCGCCGACCACGCTGGGCAAGGAGTTCGCCAATTTCGCGTGGCGGCTGCGGCGGCTGGGGGCGAGCTTCGCGCAGGTGGAGATCCTCGGCAAGCTGAACGGCGCCGTGGGGAACTACAACGCGCATCTCGCGGCGTATCCCGACGTGGACTGGCCCGCCGTGTCGCGACTTTTCGTGGAGTCGCTCGGCCTGGCGTCGAATCCCTACACGACGCAGATCGAGCCGCATGACTGGATCGCCGAGTATTGCCATGCACTGGAGCGTTTCAACACCGCCCTCCTGGACCTCTGTCGCGACCTGTGGGGCTACGTCTCGCTGGGCTATTTCAAGCAGAAGCTGGTGGCCGGGGAAGTCGGCTCCTCCACCATGCCGCACAAGGTCAACCCGATCGATTTCGAGAATGCGGAAGGCAACCTCGGCATCGCCAATGCGCTGCTCGGGCATTTTGCCGCCAAGCTGCCGGTATCGCGCTGGCAGCGCGACCTGACCGATTCCACGGTGCTGCGCAATATCGGCGTCGCGCTCGGCCACTCGCTGATCGCGTATTCGTCGGTGATGAAAGGCCTCGAGCGACTCGAGGCGGATCCGGCGCGACTCGAGCAGGACCTGGAGGCGAACTGGGAGGTGCTGGGAGAAGCCATCCAGACCGCGATGCGTCGTCACGGCCTGGAAAACCCCTACGAGCAGCTCAAGGCGCTGACGCGGGGGCGCCGGGTGACGCCGGAGGAGTTGCGCGCCTTCATCGGCGGCCTCGGCCTGCCCGGCGAGGTGCAGCATCGCCTGCTCGAACTCACGCCCGGGACTTACACCGGGCTCGCCGCCCGGCTCGCACGCGATCTCTGATTCGCCGCGGAGCCGCACGCCCATGGACTACAGCGATTTCAGCGTACGCCTCGCCGACTGGGGCACCGATGAAGAGAATCTGCGCCAGCTCCGCACCACGGTGTTCGTCGAGGAGCAGGCCGTCGCCGAGGACGAGGAATGGGACGGCCTCGATCCCGTTTGCGCCCACGCGGTCGCCACCGCGCCGGACGTCGGCGCCATCGGGACAGGCCGCCTCCATCCGTCGGGCAAGATCGGACGCATGGCGGTGCTGCCGGAATGGCGCGGCTACGGTGTCGGCGCGGCGATCCTGCGCCGGCTGCTCGAAGAGGCCGCGCAGCAGGGGCTCGAGGCGGTCTACCTGCACGCCCAGGTCCAGGTGCTCGGTTTTTATGCGCGCTTCGGCTTCGTGGCTGAAGGCCCGGAATTCGACGAGGCGGGCATCATGCATCGCCTGATGCGCCTTTCCCTACCAGGCGGCGGCACGGGCCTGACAGCGCCCGGGGAACTGACCGGCACCCGGCGCATGCTGAGCGGCAAGCTGGAATTCGCCGATGCGGTCGCCGACGTGGCTGCCCTGGCGGCCCGGTCGCTCGCCATCTTCACGCCGGACCTCGAACACGGCGTCTACGATTCGAAGCGTTTCCTGGAGATCGTGAAACGCCTGGTCCTGTCGCGCAGCCACGCCCGCATCCGGGTCCTGATCAGCGATCCGGGCCGCGTGCAACCGAGCGTCAACCGCTTCCTCTACGTTGGCCGGCGCCTCTCCACCTTCATCGAGTTCCGCCATCTGCCGGACGCTTACCAGGATCGCAGCGACGCCTTCCTGGTCGCGGACGGCATGGCACTGGTCTACCGGCCGAAGACCGACCGCTGGGAAGGCATCGCCGACACTCGAGAGCCGCGCATGGCGCGCCGATACCTCGGACAGTTCGACCAGCTGTGGCAGCTCAGCACGGCGGCGCGCGAACTGGACGAACTGGGACTCTGATGGCCGCGCAGCGCGTCATCGTAGGCCTGTCCGGCGGCGTCGATTCCTCGGTCGCGGCGCTGCGCCTGCTGGAGGCGGGCCATGATGTCGAGGGCCTGTTCATGAGCAACTGGTCCGAGGACGAGGAAGGCTACTGCCAGTCCGCCGAGGATTTCCAGGATGCGCGAGCCGTATGCGAACTGCTGGGCATCCCGCTGCACCACGCGGATTTCTCGCGCGAGTACCGGGACCGCGTGTTCGCGGCATTCCTCTCCGGCTACCGCGCCGGCGTCACGCCGAACCCGGACGTCCTCTGTAACCGGGAAATCAAGTTCGGCAGCTTTCTCGACCATGCCCGACGCCTCGGCGCCGCGCGCATCGCGACCGGCCACTATGCAAGGACCGACGCAGCCGGACGGCTGCTGCGCGCCGTAGACGCGGACAAGGACCAGACCTATTTCCTGCACGCGGTGCCGGCCGAAGCCCTGCGCCACACCGTCTTTCCGCTGGGAGAACTGCACAAGACCGAAGTGCGGGCGCTGGCGAAGCGGGCGGGACTGCCCAACCACGATCGCAAGGACAGCACCGGGATCTGTTTTATCGGCGAACGGCCCTTTGCCGAGTTCCTGGCACGTCACCTGGAGGACGAAGCCGGCGAAATAGAGGACCTGGACGGGAGGGCGCTCGGCCGACACCAGGGACTGACCCGCTATACCCTGGGGCAGCGCCAGGGACTGCGACTCGGCGGCGTCAGCGGCGCCGACGACGCACCCTGGTTCGTGGCCGGCAAGGACGCTGCCCGCAATGTGCTGCTCGTGGTCCAGGGACACGATCATCCCGCCCTGTTCAGCCGGCGGCTCACGGCCGTCGAGCCCCACTGGGTCGCAGGCGTCCCGCCGGCTGTTCCGCTGGAATGCATGGCGCGCTGCCGGCATCGCCAGCCCTTGCAGCCCTGCCGCCTCGAGATCACGGGCGATGGCCCGCTGGTCGTGAACTTCGCAACTCCGCAGCGTGCCCTCACCCCAGGACAGTTCGTCGTCTTTTACAGCGGCGAGAATTGCCTGGGCGGCGCCACGATCGCGACCGTGGACGCGCCGACCGCCGCCGGCCGGCTCCAATCCCGTCCCGTCTCCGCCTGACGGTAATCCGTTATAATTGGGGATTCGAAAGGCCATGCGGACCGTCACGGGGGCCGCCTCAATCC
Encoded here:
- the mnmA gene encoding tRNA 2-thiouridine(34) synthase MnmA — translated: MMAAQRVIVGLSGGVDSSVAALRLLEAGHDVEGLFMSNWSEDEEGYCQSAEDFQDARAVCELLGIPLHHADFSREYRDRVFAAFLSGYRAGVTPNPDVLCNREIKFGSFLDHARRLGAARIATGHYARTDAAGRLLRAVDADKDQTYFLHAVPAEALRHTVFPLGELHKTEVRALAKRAGLPNHDRKDSTGICFIGERPFAEFLARHLEDEAGEIEDLDGRALGRHQGLTRYTLGQRQGLRLGGVSGADDAPWFVAGKDAARNVLLVVQGHDHPALFSRRLTAVEPHWVAGVPPAVPLECMARCRHRQPLQPCRLEITGDGPLVVNFATPQRALTPGQFVVFYSGENCLGGATIATVDAPTAAGRLQSRPVSA
- a CDS encoding GNAT family N-acetyltransferase, whose product is MDYSDFSVRLADWGTDEENLRQLRTTVFVEEQAVAEDEEWDGLDPVCAHAVATAPDVGAIGTGRLHPSGKIGRMAVLPEWRGYGVGAAILRRLLEEAAQQGLEAVYLHAQVQVLGFYARFGFVAEGPEFDEAGIMHRLMRLSLPGGGTGLTAPGELTGTRRMLSGKLEFADAVADVAALAARSLAIFTPDLEHGVYDSKRFLEIVKRLVLSRSHARIRVLISDPGRVQPSVNRFLYVGRRLSTFIEFRHLPDAYQDRSDAFLVADGMALVYRPKTDRWEGIADTREPRMARRYLGQFDQLWQLSTAARELDELGL
- the purB gene encoding adenylosuccinate lyase; translated protein: MDTSPLTAISPVDGRYAGRASRLRPVFSEFGLIRYRVAVEARWLLALADEPGIVELDPVTGKPLELLKSLAAGLTLEQAVRVKSIEGKTNHDVKAVEYFLKEQLAPLDADGRLREFFHFACTSEDINNLAYALMLRDARNEVLLPEQNGLTTRLAHLAEEYAALPMLSRTHGQAASPTTLGKEFANFAWRLRRLGASFAQVEILGKLNGAVGNYNAHLAAYPDVDWPAVSRLFVESLGLASNPYTTQIEPHDWIAEYCHALERFNTALLDLCRDLWGYVSLGYFKQKLVAGEVGSSTMPHKVNPIDFENAEGNLGIANALLGHFAAKLPVSRWQRDLTDSTVLRNIGVALGHSLIAYSSVMKGLERLEADPARLEQDLEANWEVLGEAIQTAMRRHGLENPYEQLKALTRGRRVTPEELRAFIGGLGLPGEVQHRLLELTPGTYTGLAARLARDL